A window of Candidatus Binatia bacterium contains these coding sequences:
- a CDS encoding type II toxin-antitoxin system RelE/ParE family toxin, with product MIDVIVRPLAEADVRDAAFWYESNREGLGAEFTLELDALYERIAQNPRQFPAIEEETRRALLRRFPYAVYFVIGDDVPVIIAVLHQHRRPDAWRERR from the coding sequence ATGATCGACGTGATCGTCCGTCCCTTGGCAGAGGCGGACGTTCGAGACGCGGCGTTTTGGTATGAGAGCAACCGCGAGGGACTGGGAGCAGAGTTCACCCTGGAGTTGGACGCACTTTACGAGCGCATCGCCCAAAATCCTCGGCAGTTCCCCGCAATCGAGGAGGAAACGCGGCGAGCGTTGCTGCGTCGATTTCCATACGCCGTGTATTTCGTTATCGGCGACGACGTGCCCGTCATCATCGCGGTGCTGCACCAGCATCGCAGACCAGACGCGTGGCGCGAGCGGCGATGA